A stretch of Polypterus senegalus isolate Bchr_013 unplaced genomic scaffold, ASM1683550v1 scaffold_1601, whole genome shotgun sequence DNA encodes these proteins:
- the LOC120522303 gene encoding LOW QUALITY PROTEIN: ATP-sensitive inward rectifier potassium channel 11-like (The sequence of the model RefSeq protein was modified relative to this genomic sequence to represent the inferred CDS: deleted 2 bases in 1 codon), whose translation MLSRKGLIPEDFVLTRLAEDVAQPVYRAKTRKARFVAKNGACNVAHTNIREQGRFLQDVFTTLVDLKWIHTLIIFTMSFLCSWMLFGMIWWLIAFAHGDLDRVGGPLEPCVTNIHSFSSAFLFSIEVQVTIGFGGRMITEECVSAILVLILQNIVGLLINAIMLGCIFMKTAQAHRRAETLIFSKHAVIGLRNKRLCFMVRVGDLRKSMIISATIRMQVVRKTSTLEGEMVPLDQIDIQMENPVGSNGIFLVSPLIICHVIDKSSPLYELSAAELHHEELEVVVILEGVVETTGITTQARTSYIAEEILWGQRFVHIVSEEEGRYSVDYSKFGNTVKVPTPLCSAKQLDEDASQLKVRLYDSVPQGLAEEEEEERGGVGPAEDCHQVSDSTGSRLAGTPGFLGGLRRCGALH comes from the exons ATGCTGTCCAGGAAGGGTCTGATTCCGGAGGACTTCGTGCTGACCCGCCTGGCCGAGGACGTCGCCCAGCCGGTGTACCGAGCCAAGACAAGGAAGGCGCGCTTCGTGGCCAAGAATGGCGCGTGTAACGTGGCGCACACCAACATCAGGGAGCAGGGCCGCTTCCTGCAGGACGTCTTCACCACGCTGGTGGACCTCAAGTGGATCCACACCCTCATCATCTTCACCATGTCCTTCCTGTGCAGCTGGATGCTCTTCGGTATGATCTGGTGGCTCATCGCGTTCGCGCACGGCGACCTGGACCGGGTCGGCGGCCCCCTCGAGCCCTGCGTGACCAACATCCACTCCTTCTCGTCGGCCTTCCTCTTCTCGATCGAGGTGCAGGTGACCATCGGCTTCGGCGGCCGCATGATCACCGAGGAGTGCGTGTCCGCCATCCTCGTACTCATCCTGCAGAACATCGTGGGGCTGCTCATCAACGCCATCATGCTGGGCTGCATCTTCATGAAGACGGCGCAAGCCCACCGACGCGCCGAGACCCTCATCTTCAGCAAGCACGCCGTCATCGGGCTGCGCAACAAGCGCCTCTGCTTCATGGTGCGGGTCGGGGACCTCCGCAAGAGCATGATCATCAGCGCCACCATCCGCATGCAGGTGGTCAGGAAGACCAGCACGCTGGAGGGCGAGATGGTGCCGCTCGACCAGATCGACATCCAGATGGAGAACCCGGTGGGCAGCAACGGCATCTTCCTCGTGTCCCCCCTCATCATCTGTCACGTCATCGACAAGAGCAGCCCGTTGTACGAGTTGTCGGCCGCTGAGCTGCACCACGAGGAGCTCGAGGTGGTCGTCATCCTGGAGGGGGTGGTGGAGACCACCGGCATCACCACGCAAGCCAGGACCTCGTACATCGCCGAGGAGATCCTGTGGGGCCAGCGCTTCGTCCACATCGTCTCGGAGGAGGAGGGTCGCTACTCGGTGGACTACTCCAAGTTCGGCAACACCGTCAAGGTGCCGACCCCCCTGTGCAGCGCCAAGCAGCTCGACGAGGACGCCAGCCAGCTCAAAGTCCGCCTCTACGACTCG GTCCCCCAAGGGCTcgctgaggaggaggaggaagagcgAGGCGGTGTGGGGCCGGCAGAAGACTGTCACCAAGTGAGCGACAGCACGGGGAGTCGGTTAGCTGGCACGCCAGGCTTCCTCGGGGGGCTCCGGCGGTGCGGCGCTCTCCACTAG